One Pongo pygmaeus isolate AG05252 chromosome 10, NHGRI_mPonPyg2-v2.0_pri, whole genome shotgun sequence genomic window carries:
- the CCDC59 gene encoding thyroid transcription factor 1-associated protein 26 isoform X1, whose protein sequence is MAPVRRSAKWRLGGIEARGEGVSTVGYRNKNVKQKTWRPNHPQAFVGSVREGQGFAFRRKLRIQQSYKKLLRKEKKPQTSLESQFTDRYPDNLKHLYLAEEERLRKQPRKVDHPLSEQVHQPLLEEQRSIDQPLFEDQCSFDQPQPEQCIKTVNCFTIPKKNKKKTSNQKAQEEYEQVQAKRAAKKQEFERRKQEREEAQRQYKKKKMEVFKILNKKTKKGQPNLNVQMEYLLQKIQEKC, encoded by the exons ATGGCGCCGGTGAGGCGGTCCGCGAAGTGGCGGCTTGGTGGTATTGAGGCGCGTGGTGAAGGGGTTTCCACGGTCGGGTACAGGAATAAGAATGTGAAACAGAAGACATGGAGGCCTAACCACCCGCAAGCCTTCGTGGGGAGCGTTCGCGAGG GACAAGGCTTTGCTTTTCGAAGAAAGCTGAGAATACAGCAAAGTTACAAGAAATTGCTACGGAAGGAAAAGAAGCCTCAAACGTCACTGGAATCTCAATTCACAGATCGATACCCAGATAATCTGAAACATCTCTATTTAGCTGAAGAGGAAAGACTTAGGAAGCAACCAAGAAAAGTCGACCATCCTTTGTCAGAACAAGTTCACCAGCCTTTGCTTGAAGAACAGCGTAGCATTGACCAGCCTTTATTTGAAGATCAGTGTAGCTTTGACCAGCCTCAGCCAGAACAATGTATTAAAACAGTGAA CTGCTTTACaattccaaagaaaaataaaaagaaaacatcaaatcAAAAAGCACAAGAAGAATATGAACAGGTACAAGCTAAACGTGCTGCTAAGAAACAA GAATTCGAGAGGAGaaaacaggagagagaagaagccCAAAGGCagtacaaaaagaagaaaatggaagtatttaaaatattgaacaaaAAGACTAAAAAGGGCCAACCAAACTTGAATGTACAAATGGAGTaccttctacaaaaaatacaagaaaaatgttaa
- the CCDC59 gene encoding thyroid transcription factor 1-associated protein 26 isoform X2 produces the protein MIFLNVGQGFAFRRKLRIQQSYKKLLRKEKKPQTSLESQFTDRYPDNLKHLYLAEEERLRKQPRKVDHPLSEQVHQPLLEEQRSIDQPLFEDQCSFDQPQPEQCIKTVNCFTIPKKNKKKTSNQKAQEEYEQVQAKRAAKKQEFERRKQEREEAQRQYKKKKMEVFKILNKKTKKGQPNLNVQMEYLLQKIQEKC, from the exons ATGATATTCCTCAATGTAGGACAAGGCTTTGCTTTTCGAAGAAAGCTGAGAATACAGCAAAGTTACAAGAAATTGCTACGGAAGGAAAAGAAGCCTCAAACGTCACTGGAATCTCAATTCACAGATCGATACCCAGATAATCTGAAACATCTCTATTTAGCTGAAGAGGAAAGACTTAGGAAGCAACCAAGAAAAGTCGACCATCCTTTGTCAGAACAAGTTCACCAGCCTTTGCTTGAAGAACAGCGTAGCATTGACCAGCCTTTATTTGAAGATCAGTGTAGCTTTGACCAGCCTCAGCCAGAACAATGTATTAAAACAGTGAA CTGCTTTACaattccaaagaaaaataaaaagaaaacatcaaatcAAAAAGCACAAGAAGAATATGAACAGGTACAAGCTAAACGTGCTGCTAAGAAACAA GAATTCGAGAGGAGaaaacaggagagagaagaagccCAAAGGCagtacaaaaagaagaaaatggaagtatttaaaatattgaacaaaAAGACTAAAAAGGGCCAACCAAACTTGAATGTACAAATGGAGTaccttctacaaaaaatacaagaaaaatgttaa